From a single Candidatus Dependentiae bacterium genomic region:
- the pilM gene encoding pilus assembly protein PilM has translation MIKDVFIPEKVGLYYVIPKRIIGVDIGKTQISATVIYMSGTKATVEQCLQEAIITNNELHYTQRVQETLKKLVQQLPKCDEVRSALPSSAIVFKKLKLPFTNYDKIKMVIGYEVEPLLPFSVDQAVIDFVITHTNQQEHSAEILVAAAQNKKIIDHLALFENTGIEPQTISVDLLALYGLYVQIEEYKTLQDAVALIDLGTHETRIAYIDNGILRFVRTLPKSIIELAKTVSTINKSTPQESLENMIRFGVAPGADFTEKKVLIETLKTFWNEINFTLTSFATQTQQAQVKHIFILGGGAQMKGLIEFVTDLLKIPCKHMQINQLFTNRSISSKKTSELANHCIMSTSIALPNAVTDQFNLRQKEFISHDARLIYKQLITSALLLVLLLGGLFLHSFWQMRKLSNEIQSSEREIISTIKQKFPQIPKEDKDLEDIINSAQQKLVEEEKVWFAFSGSARSSFLTYLLELFTRLDRQTLGLQVEQITIKGEILILKAEVKDHQALKILERDLRASPLFEYVEGQEDPKFTMRIRLAKTNKGH, from the coding sequence GTGATAAAAGATGTCTTCATTCCGGAAAAAGTTGGCTTATACTACGTAATTCCTAAACGGATTATTGGTGTGGATATTGGTAAAACACAAATTAGCGCTACCGTTATTTATATGAGCGGAACAAAAGCAACAGTGGAACAATGCCTACAAGAAGCAATCATAACAAATAACGAGTTACATTATACACAGCGCGTGCAAGAAACGCTCAAAAAGCTCGTCCAGCAACTGCCAAAGTGTGATGAAGTGCGCAGTGCACTGCCAAGCTCAGCAATTGTTTTTAAAAAATTAAAATTACCATTCACTAATTATGATAAAATTAAAATGGTTATTGGCTATGAAGTAGAGCCTCTTCTACCATTTTCCGTTGACCAAGCTGTCATTGATTTTGTTATCACACATACAAACCAACAAGAACATAGCGCAGAAATTTTGGTGGCTGCTGCACAAAACAAAAAAATTATTGATCATCTTGCATTATTTGAAAATACTGGAATTGAACCACAAACAATTTCTGTTGATCTTCTTGCTCTTTATGGCCTTTATGTCCAGATTGAAGAGTATAAAACATTGCAAGATGCTGTCGCATTAATCGACCTAGGCACGCATGAGACGCGAATTGCCTATATTGATAATGGCATATTACGTTTTGTCAGAACCCTTCCAAAAAGTATTATTGAATTAGCAAAAACAGTGAGTACTATCAACAAGAGTACTCCTCAAGAATCTTTGGAGAATATGATTCGATTTGGTGTTGCACCAGGAGCTGACTTTACTGAAAAAAAAGTATTAATAGAAACGCTCAAAACCTTTTGGAATGAAATTAATTTTACTCTTACTTCTTTTGCAACACAGACACAACAAGCACAAGTCAAACATATCTTTATTCTTGGTGGTGGAGCTCAAATGAAAGGTTTGATAGAATTTGTAACAGATTTGCTCAAAATACCATGCAAACACATGCAAATCAATCAATTATTTACTAACAGATCAATCTCATCAAAGAAAACGAGTGAGCTAGCTAACCATTGTATTATGAGCACAAGTATCGCACTACCAAATGCTGTAACAGACCAATTTAATTTGCGCCAAAAAGAATTTATTAGCCATGATGCACGGCTTATTTACAAACAATTAATTACTAGCGCACTGTTGCTTGTGTTGTTACTAGGGGGTTTGTTTCTCCACAGCTTTTGGCAAATGCGTAAACTAAGTAATGAAATACAAAGCTCAGAGAGAGAAATAATAAGTACTATAAAACAAAAGTTCCCACAAATACCGAAAGAAGATAAAGACTTAGAAGATATTATTAATAGCGCACAACAAAAACTTGTTGAAGAAGAGAAAGTATGGTTTGCGTTTTCTGGCTCTGCACGTTCATCGTTTTTAACTTACCTACTTGAGCTATTTACACGACTTGATAGACAAACACTCGGCTTACAAGTAGAACAAATAACTATTAAGGGAGAGATTCTCATCCTCAAGGCAGAGGTAAAGGACCACCAAGCACTTAAAATTCTTGAGCGAGACTTGCGCGCATCACCGTTGTTTGAATATGTAGAGGGACAAGAAGATCCTAAGTTCACCATGAGGATACGATTAGCAAAAACAAATAAAGGGCACTAA